A single Micromonospora sp. CCTCC AA 2012012 DNA region contains:
- a CDS encoding PIN domain nuclease has product MSRERYLLDTSALARWPKPTVAPVLDELSDRGLLAVCGAVEVEVIHSARTAKDAQRARWLLRGFDWLAMPDDIWDRAIDVQVQALHKGNHRALSMADLLIAATAERHGVTVLHYDGDYDMITAITGQPTTWVAPAGTAD; this is encoded by the coding sequence GTGAGCCGGGAACGCTACCTGCTCGACACATCGGCGCTCGCCCGCTGGCCGAAGCCGACCGTCGCACCGGTCCTTGACGAGCTGTCCGACCGCGGCCTGCTGGCGGTCTGCGGGGCGGTCGAGGTCGAAGTGATCCACAGCGCCCGCACGGCGAAGGACGCCCAGCGTGCCCGCTGGCTGCTCCGCGGCTTCGACTGGCTGGCGATGCCCGACGACATCTGGGACCGTGCCATCGACGTCCAGGTGCAGGCTCTGCACAAGGGCAACCATCGCGCCCTGTCCATGGCCGACCTGCTGATCGCGGCGACAGCCGAGCGACACGGGGTCACGGTGCTGCACTACGACGGCGACTACGACATGATCACCGCGATCACCGGTCAGCCCACCACCTGGGTCGCCCCCGCCGGCACCGCCGACTGA
- a CDS encoding DUF6463 family protein, whose amino-acid sequence MIKKRLTVVAGWSMVAIGTLHAAVFLPQPYWGQWFAGGLRSGEGGDASLAMFWALPGGFVVPLVLCGLLVARLGRRGERAPGYAGWLLGGWVAGCVTLIGPSGFLLGFVPAGLLIAEDLLARRRGTGAGVTEPPQRAVGRPAS is encoded by the coding sequence ATGATCAAGAAGCGATTGACGGTCGTTGCCGGCTGGTCGATGGTGGCCATCGGTACCCTGCACGCCGCGGTCTTCCTGCCGCAGCCCTACTGGGGCCAGTGGTTCGCCGGTGGCCTGCGCTCGGGCGAGGGCGGTGACGCCTCCCTGGCCATGTTCTGGGCGCTGCCCGGGGGCTTCGTCGTTCCGCTGGTGCTGTGCGGCCTTCTGGTGGCGCGGCTGGGGCGGCGCGGCGAGCGGGCGCCCGGCTACGCCGGCTGGCTGCTGGGTGGCTGGGTGGCCGGCTGTGTGACGCTCATCGGTCCCAGTGGCTTCCTGCTGGGCTTCGTCCCGGCCGGACTGCTCATCGCCGAAGACCTGCTGGCCCGCCGCAGGGGCACCGGGGCGGGGGTGACCGAGCCGCCACAGCGCGCGGTGGGCCGCCCCGCCTCCTGA
- a CDS encoding ABC transporter ATP-binding protein, whose product MTDTPLAVELAGLTKTFGPVTAVDGLNLRIAPGEVVAFLGPNGAGKTTTVDMLLGLARPDAGSVRLFGGTPADAVRHGRVAAVMQTGGLLKDLTVAETVRMTAHFYGQARPVGEVLARAGIADLADRPVGKCSGGQQQRLRFALALLPDPDLMVLDEPTTGMDVEGRREFWQAIRADARAGRTILFATHYLDEADAYADRIVLVRQGRVVADGTTAEIKNLAAGRIVRATLPGADQAVLAALPGVRTVEVRGDAVLIRTDDSDEVARHLLTRTAARDVEITSRNLEDAFLALTTDSAPVDADTPTTGRADTTDRRTAQTLGA is encoded by the coding sequence ATGACCGACACCCCACTGGCCGTCGAGCTGGCCGGACTCACCAAGACCTTCGGCCCGGTGACCGCCGTCGACGGGCTCAACCTCCGGATCGCGCCGGGCGAGGTGGTGGCCTTCCTCGGCCCCAACGGCGCCGGCAAGACCACCACGGTGGACATGCTGCTCGGCCTGGCCCGGCCGGACGCCGGCAGCGTACGGCTCTTCGGCGGCACCCCGGCCGACGCCGTCCGGCACGGCCGGGTGGCCGCCGTCATGCAGACCGGCGGCCTGCTCAAGGACCTCACCGTCGCCGAGACGGTACGGATGACCGCGCACTTCTACGGGCAGGCCCGGCCGGTCGGCGAGGTGCTGGCGCGGGCCGGGATCGCCGACCTCGCCGACCGGCCGGTGGGGAAGTGCTCCGGCGGCCAGCAGCAGCGGCTGCGGTTCGCCCTGGCGCTGCTGCCCGACCCGGACCTGATGGTGCTGGACGAGCCGACCACCGGCATGGACGTCGAGGGGCGGCGCGAGTTCTGGCAGGCGATCCGGGCCGACGCCCGGGCGGGCCGGACCATCCTCTTCGCCACCCACTACCTGGACGAGGCGGACGCGTACGCCGACCGGATCGTGCTGGTCCGGCAGGGGCGGGTGGTCGCCGACGGCACCACCGCCGAGATCAAGAACCTGGCCGCCGGCCGGATCGTCCGGGCCACCCTGCCGGGGGCGGACCAGGCGGTGCTCGCCGCGCTGCCCGGCGTCCGGACCGTCGAGGTACGCGGGGACGCGGTGCTGATCCGCACCGACGACTCCGACGAGGTGGCCCGGCACCTGTTGACCCGGACCGCCGCCCGCGACGTGGAGATCACCTCCCGCAACCTGGAGGACGCCTTCCTCGCCCTCACCACCGACAGCGCCCCCGTCGACGCCGACACCCCGACCACCGGCCGCGCCGACACCACCGACCGCCGTACCGCGCAGACCCTCGGAGCCTGA
- a CDS encoding FAD-binding protein, giving the protein MTDSPAARNWAGNIRYAARSRHAPTTVDALRRLVAGSDRVRAVGTGHSFNRLGDTDGDLVSLAALPPVVELDPDRGTVTVAAGLRYGDVATRLHTQGYALAALASLPHISVAGAVATGTHGSGDATGNLATAVAGLELVTADGDLLTVDRADDRFAGMVVSLGALGLVTRVTLDVVPTFDIRQYVRLDLDRADLDAAFASAYSVSAFTDWRSGRIREVWRKQRAEAAPPPADWLGTTPADGPRHPVPGMPAENCTAQLGAPGPWHERLPHFRLGFTPSSGDELQSEYHLAREVAGEALAALDPMADRIAAVLQVCELRTIAADGLWLSPNHGRDSLAVHFTWIGDEAAVAPVVAEVEQRLAPYAPRPHWGKVFGLDPAAVAAAYPRHGDFLGLLRDLDPAGKFRTAELDRYFPR; this is encoded by the coding sequence GTGACCGACAGCCCCGCCGCCCGGAACTGGGCCGGCAACATCCGCTACGCCGCCCGCAGCCGGCACGCCCCGACCACCGTCGACGCGCTGCGCCGGCTGGTCGCCGGCAGCGACCGGGTCCGGGCCGTCGGCACCGGCCACTCCTTCAACCGGCTCGGCGACACCGACGGCGACCTGGTCTCGCTCGCCGCGCTGCCGCCCGTGGTGGAGCTGGACCCCGACCGTGGCACGGTCACCGTCGCCGCCGGCCTGCGCTACGGCGACGTCGCCACCCGACTGCACACCCAGGGGTACGCGCTGGCCGCCCTCGCCTCGCTGCCGCACATCTCGGTGGCCGGTGCGGTCGCCACCGGCACCCACGGCTCCGGCGACGCGACCGGCAACCTCGCCACCGCCGTCGCCGGCCTGGAACTGGTCACCGCCGACGGTGACCTGCTGACCGTGGACCGGGCCGACGACCGGTTCGCCGGGATGGTCGTCAGCCTCGGCGCGCTGGGGCTGGTCACCCGGGTCACCCTCGACGTGGTGCCGACCTTCGACATCCGGCAGTACGTCCGGCTCGACCTCGACCGGGCCGACCTGGACGCGGCCTTCGCCTCGGCGTACAGCGTGAGCGCCTTCACCGACTGGCGGTCCGGGCGGATCCGGGAGGTGTGGCGCAAGCAGCGCGCCGAGGCGGCCCCGCCCCCGGCCGACTGGCTCGGTACGACCCCCGCCGACGGACCCCGCCACCCGGTGCCCGGCATGCCGGCGGAGAACTGCACCGCGCAGCTCGGCGCGCCCGGGCCGTGGCACGAGCGGCTGCCGCACTTCCGGCTCGGCTTCACCCCGAGCAGCGGCGACGAGTTGCAGTCGGAATACCACCTGGCCCGGGAGGTGGCCGGGGAGGCGCTGGCCGCCCTGGACCCGATGGCCGACCGGATCGCGGCGGTGCTCCAGGTCTGCGAGCTGCGCACGATCGCCGCCGACGGGCTGTGGCTCAGCCCGAACCACGGGCGGGACAGCCTGGCGGTCCACTTCACCTGGATCGGCGACGAGGCGGCGGTCGCCCCGGTCGTCGCCGAGGTGGAGCAGCGGCTCGCCCCGTACGCCCCGCGCCCGCACTGGGGCAAGGTCTTCGGGCTGGACCCGGCGGCGGTGGCCGCCGCGTACCCCCGGCACGGCGACTTCCTGGGCCTGCTGCGCGACCTCGACCCGGCGGGGAAGTTCCGCACCGCGGAGCTGGACCGCTACTTCCCCCGCTGA
- a CDS encoding prolyl oligopeptidase family serine peptidase, producing MSDDGDDPYLWLEDLDGADAAGWVRERNAATVAALTGGETFGALRTELRQVLDADDRIPWPGWRGDGFWYNFWTDATHPRGIWRRTTLDQYRRPEPEWDVLLDVDALAAADGENWVWQTVTVLRPGYRRCLISLSRGGADAVVVREFDLERRAFVEDGFTLPEAKTDVCWIDADHIFVGTDFGPGSLTSSGYPRVVKRWRRGTPLSAAEVVHEGHVDDVAVYAAHDPTPGFERDFVGRSRDFWRTENHLLTGAGERIRIAVPEDAGWDAHREWLLIRLRSPWTVDGTTHPAGALLATRFDDFLAGGRELTVLFRPDERTALSGHAWTRNQLILTTLADVKSRLEVLTPGAGEWRREPLAGVPEFDHSDVIETDPDHDDAYLLSSEGFLEPATLRLGQVGGEVETLKRQPAFFETDGLAVRQFFATSADGTPVPYFVVGEPGATGPTLLSGYGGYEISLTPSYSGVIGRGWLTRGGTYVVANIRGGGEYGPRWHRAALRENRPRAYEDFAAVAADLVARGITTPERLGIEGGSNGGLLMGVMLTRYPSLFGAVVAHVPVLDMRRYHRLLAGASWMAEYGDPDRAEDWAFLREYSPYHNVRRDVAYPPILLVTSTRDDRVHPAHARKMAARLREHGHEVTYYENVEGGHGAAANNEQRSFVWALTLEFLWQRLTAAGALPRQPTPDSAAEQTSPRS from the coding sequence GTGAGCGACGACGGTGATGACCCGTACCTCTGGTTGGAAGATCTTGATGGTGCGGACGCCGCCGGGTGGGTGCGGGAGCGGAACGCGGCGACCGTCGCGGCGCTGACCGGCGGCGAGACGTTCGGCGCCCTGCGGACCGAACTCCGGCAGGTGCTCGACGCCGACGACCGGATCCCCTGGCCGGGCTGGCGCGGGGACGGCTTCTGGTACAACTTCTGGACCGACGCGACGCACCCACGCGGAATCTGGCGGCGGACCACCCTCGACCAGTACCGCCGGCCGGAGCCCGAGTGGGACGTGCTGCTCGACGTGGACGCCCTGGCCGCCGCCGACGGCGAGAACTGGGTCTGGCAGACGGTGACCGTGCTGCGCCCCGGCTACCGGCGCTGCCTGATCAGCCTCTCCCGGGGCGGCGCCGACGCGGTCGTGGTGCGGGAGTTCGACCTGGAGCGCCGCGCCTTCGTCGAGGACGGCTTCACGCTGCCCGAGGCGAAGACCGACGTCTGCTGGATCGACGCCGACCACATCTTCGTCGGCACCGACTTCGGGCCCGGCTCGCTGACCTCCTCCGGATATCCGCGCGTGGTCAAGCGCTGGCGGCGGGGCACGCCCCTGTCCGCCGCCGAGGTGGTCCACGAAGGCCACGTCGACGACGTCGCCGTCTACGCCGCGCACGACCCGACGCCCGGCTTCGAGCGCGACTTCGTGGGCCGCAGCCGCGACTTCTGGCGTACCGAGAACCATCTGCTGACCGGGGCGGGCGAGCGGATCCGGATCGCCGTACCGGAGGACGCCGGCTGGGACGCGCACCGGGAGTGGCTGCTGATCCGGCTCCGCTCACCGTGGACCGTCGACGGGACGACCCACCCGGCGGGCGCGCTGCTCGCGACCCGGTTCGACGACTTCCTCGCCGGTGGGCGGGAGTTGACCGTGCTGTTCCGCCCCGACGAGCGGACGGCGCTGAGCGGGCACGCCTGGACCCGGAACCAGCTGATCCTCACCACCCTCGCCGACGTGAAGAGTCGGTTGGAGGTGCTGACCCCGGGTGCGGGGGAGTGGCGGCGTGAGCCGCTGGCCGGCGTGCCGGAGTTCGACCACAGCGACGTCATCGAGACCGACCCGGACCACGACGACGCCTACCTGCTCAGCTCCGAGGGCTTCCTGGAACCGGCGACGCTGCGCCTCGGGCAGGTCGGCGGCGAGGTCGAGACGCTCAAGCGGCAGCCGGCCTTCTTCGAGACCGACGGCCTTGCCGTACGCCAGTTCTTCGCGACCTCCGCCGACGGCACCCCGGTGCCGTACTTCGTGGTGGGTGAGCCCGGCGCGACCGGGCCGACGCTGCTGAGCGGGTACGGCGGCTACGAGATCTCGCTGACCCCGTCCTACAGCGGCGTCATCGGCCGGGGCTGGCTGACCCGCGGCGGCACCTACGTGGTGGCGAACATCCGCGGCGGCGGCGAGTACGGCCCCCGGTGGCACCGCGCCGCGCTGCGCGAGAACCGACCCCGGGCGTACGAGGACTTCGCGGCCGTCGCCGCCGACCTGGTGGCGCGCGGGATCACCACGCCGGAGCGGTTGGGCATCGAGGGCGGCAGCAACGGCGGCCTGCTGATGGGAGTGATGCTCACCCGCTATCCGTCGCTCTTCGGCGCGGTCGTCGCGCACGTGCCCGTGCTGGACATGCGGCGCTACCACCGGCTGCTGGCCGGCGCCTCCTGGATGGCCGAGTACGGCGACCCGGACCGGGCGGAGGACTGGGCCTTCCTGCGGGAGTACTCGCCGTACCACAACGTGCGGAGGGATGTGGCGTACCCGCCGATCCTGCTGGTCACCTCGACCCGCGACGACCGGGTGCACCCGGCACACGCCCGCAAGATGGCGGCCCGGCTGCGCGAGCACGGCCACGAAGTGACCTACTACGAGAACGTCGAGGGTGGACACGGCGCGGCGGCCAACAACGAGCAGCGTTCCTTCGTCTGGGCGCTCACGCTGGAGTTCCTCTGGCAGAGGCTGACAGCGGCCGGAGCCCTCCCGCGCCAACCCACCCCGGACTCCGCCGCCGAGCAGACCAGCCCCCGCAGCTGA
- a CDS encoding sensor histidine kinase, with protein sequence MQLMPVDPYPVSRRWRLTGWLLAAIWLVFLNVALSRALAQEELWRRVLGVGSLVAFGLAYIFAFEWGRLMRRAGRPIPRRRAWTILGALVALGLVGIPATGGEWMSTLVFVCAAAIFLLPLRPALVVVALAVVVPLVLGRLVPGWGSENGIVFAVLLASLAMFGVSRLAQRNAELQAAQQEIHRLAVAEERARTARDLHDILGHSLTVVAVKAELAGRLLELDPARAAIEIADVERLARQALADVRGTVGAYRGVSLGTELAGARTALAAAGIAAALPDAVPELPTERDELFGWTVREGVTNVVRHSGARRCEIRVGSDHVEVCDDGRGPAGEPGGDGHGLVGLRERARRLDATVSVGRRPDGRGFLLRVAVPAAGR encoded by the coding sequence ATGCAGCTGATGCCGGTCGACCCGTATCCGGTGAGCCGTCGTTGGCGGCTCACCGGCTGGCTGCTGGCCGCGATCTGGCTGGTCTTCCTCAACGTCGCCCTCAGCCGCGCCCTGGCCCAGGAGGAGCTGTGGCGGCGGGTGCTGGGTGTGGGCAGCCTGGTCGCCTTCGGTCTCGCCTACATCTTCGCGTTCGAGTGGGGCCGGCTGATGCGGCGGGCCGGGCGGCCCATCCCGCGGCGGCGGGCGTGGACGATCCTCGGTGCGCTGGTCGCCCTCGGGCTGGTCGGCATACCGGCCACCGGGGGCGAGTGGATGAGCACGCTGGTCTTCGTCTGCGCCGCCGCGATCTTCCTGTTGCCGCTCCGACCGGCCCTCGTCGTGGTGGCGCTCGCCGTGGTGGTGCCGCTGGTGCTGGGCCGGCTGGTGCCGGGCTGGGGGTCGGAGAACGGCATCGTCTTCGCGGTGCTGCTGGCGTCGCTCGCGATGTTCGGGGTGAGCCGGTTGGCCCAGCGCAACGCCGAACTCCAGGCCGCCCAGCAGGAGATCCACCGGCTGGCGGTGGCGGAGGAACGCGCCCGGACCGCCCGGGACCTGCACGACATCCTCGGTCACTCGCTGACCGTGGTGGCGGTCAAGGCGGAGCTGGCCGGGCGGCTGCTGGAGCTGGACCCGGCGCGGGCGGCCATCGAGATCGCCGACGTGGAACGGTTGGCCCGGCAGGCGCTCGCCGACGTGCGGGGCACCGTCGGGGCGTACCGGGGGGTGAGTCTCGGGACGGAGCTGGCCGGCGCCCGGACGGCCCTGGCCGCGGCGGGCATCGCGGCCGCCCTGCCGGACGCGGTGCCGGAGCTGCCGACGGAGCGGGACGAACTCTTCGGCTGGACGGTCAGGGAAGGGGTGACCAACGTGGTCCGGCACAGCGGGGCGCGGCGCTGCGAGATCCGGGTGGGGTCGGACCACGTCGAGGTCTGCGACGACGGGCGGGGCCCGGCGGGGGAGCCGGGCGGGGACGGGCACGGCCTGGTCGGGCTGCGGGAGCGGGCCCGCCGGCTGGACGCGACCGTGTCGGTGGGCCGCCGTCCGGACGGCCGTGGGTTCCTGCTCCGCGTCGCGGTGCCGGCGGCGGGCCGGTGA
- a CDS encoding type II toxin-antitoxin system VapB family antitoxin, translating into MSRTILDVDDALLAEAAKIFGTTTKKATVNAALQAAVNREKRREFADWLKSGGLPDLTDPADTAESDAA; encoded by the coding sequence GTGTCCCGGACCATCCTCGATGTCGATGACGCACTACTCGCCGAGGCCGCCAAGATCTTCGGCACCACGACCAAGAAGGCCACCGTCAACGCAGCCCTCCAAGCCGCGGTCAACCGGGAAAAGCGGCGCGAGTTCGCCGACTGGCTCAAGAGCGGCGGCCTCCCCGACCTCACCGATCCGGCCGACACTGCGGAGTCAGACGCCGCGTGA
- a CDS encoding acyl-CoA dehydrogenase family protein yields the protein MSVDTLAPLVESVATLATQVRDDAAAIEQAGRLPEPLVGRLAELGVFRLAAPRSAGGLEADPLTLCTVVHDLARADGSVGWCAMIAAATSVTLGHLGERVAADLLADPGFLIAGVAAPLGRARPVDGGYRLTGRWAFASASRHATWLVLGAVLVDDTGPVTEPTGRPAVRHLVVPAAEVLSHDTWQVAGLRATGSDDVEARDLFVPADRSFSLFGPLPPRPGPLYAFPVFSYLSLGVGAAALGIARAAVDEIGRLARAKPVPGQGGTIAGRPAVRTAVARAEALLGSGTALLRATVAECWRTALAGDPVTLEQRARLRLAAANAAASAAAAVDLAYQAGGGTSVYASSPLQRHFRDVHVATQHAMVGPEIVELAGAVLLGQQVDTARL from the coding sequence ATGTCCGTCGATACGCTCGCGCCGCTCGTGGAGTCGGTGGCCACGCTCGCGACGCAGGTCCGGGATGACGCCGCCGCCATCGAGCAGGCCGGCAGGTTGCCCGAGCCGCTCGTCGGCCGACTGGCCGAGCTGGGCGTGTTCCGGCTCGCCGCGCCGCGGTCGGCCGGCGGGCTGGAGGCCGACCCGCTGACCCTCTGCACGGTCGTGCACGATCTGGCCAGGGCGGACGGGTCGGTCGGCTGGTGCGCGATGATCGCCGCCGCCACCAGCGTGACGCTCGGTCACCTCGGCGAACGGGTGGCCGCCGACCTGCTCGCCGACCCCGGGTTCCTGATCGCCGGGGTGGCCGCCCCACTGGGCCGGGCCCGACCGGTGGACGGCGGATACCGACTCACCGGCCGGTGGGCGTTCGCCAGCGCCAGCCGGCACGCCACCTGGTTGGTGCTGGGCGCCGTGCTGGTCGACGACACCGGCCCGGTCACCGAGCCGACCGGTCGACCGGCCGTCCGGCACCTCGTCGTGCCGGCGGCGGAGGTGCTGTCGCACGACACCTGGCAGGTCGCCGGGCTGCGCGCGACGGGCAGCGACGACGTGGAGGCGCGCGACCTGTTCGTGCCGGCCGACCGGTCGTTCTCGCTCTTCGGGCCGCTGCCGCCCCGACCCGGGCCGCTCTACGCCTTCCCGGTCTTCAGCTATCTCTCCCTCGGGGTGGGCGCCGCCGCGCTCGGCATCGCCCGGGCCGCCGTGGACGAGATCGGCCGGCTGGCGCGGGCGAAGCCGGTCCCCGGCCAGGGCGGCACGATCGCCGGCAGACCGGCCGTCCGCACCGCGGTCGCCCGGGCCGAGGCGCTGCTCGGCAGCGGCACGGCACTGCTCCGCGCGACGGTGGCCGAGTGCTGGCGGACGGCGCTCGCCGGGGACCCGGTCACGCTGGAGCAGCGGGCCCGGCTCCGACTGGCGGCGGCGAACGCGGCCGCTTCGGCCGCCGCCGCCGTGGACCTCGCCTACCAGGCCGGCGGCGGCACCTCGGTGTACGCGAGCAGCCCGTTGCAGCGGCACTTCCGGGACGTGCACGTCGCCACCCAGCACGCCATGGTCGGGCCGGAGATCGTGGAGCTGGCCGGCGCGGTCCTGCTCGGGCAGCAGGTGGACACGGCCCGGCTGTAG
- a CDS encoding LLM class F420-dependent oxidoreductase gives MELRIFTEPQQGADYDQLLAVARCAEDAGYGAFFRSDHYLKMGSVSGEPGPTDAWTTLAGLARDTSRIRLGTLMTAATFRLPGPLAITVAQVDRMSGGRVELGIGTGWYAEEHTAYGIPFPALGERFDRLEEQLAVITGLWETPVGGTFDFAGKYYPVSDSPALPKPVQQPRPPVLLGGMGPKRTPRLAARYADEFNLPFASLEDSAAQFDRVRAACAESGRDPSGMVWSNALVLCAGRDDAEVARRAAAIGREPAELRENGLAGTPAEIVDKLGRYAAIGSDRAYLQVLDLADLDHLELVAAEVMPQL, from the coding sequence ATGGAACTGCGGATCTTCACCGAACCCCAGCAGGGCGCCGACTACGACCAGCTCCTCGCCGTGGCCCGCTGCGCCGAGGACGCCGGCTACGGGGCGTTCTTCCGGTCCGACCACTACCTGAAGATGGGCTCGGTGAGCGGCGAGCCGGGGCCGACCGACGCCTGGACCACCCTCGCCGGCCTGGCCCGGGACACCTCCCGCATCCGGCTGGGCACCCTGATGACGGCGGCGACCTTCCGGCTCCCCGGCCCGCTCGCGATCACCGTCGCGCAGGTCGACCGGATGAGCGGCGGCCGGGTCGAGCTGGGCATCGGCACCGGCTGGTACGCCGAGGAGCACACCGCGTACGGGATCCCCTTCCCGGCGCTGGGGGAGCGCTTCGACCGGCTGGAGGAGCAGCTCGCCGTCATCACCGGGCTCTGGGAGACGCCGGTCGGTGGCACGTTCGACTTCGCCGGGAAGTACTACCCGGTCAGCGACTCACCCGCGCTGCCCAAGCCGGTCCAGCAGCCCCGGCCCCCGGTCCTGCTCGGCGGGATGGGCCCGAAGCGGACCCCACGGCTGGCCGCCCGCTATGCCGACGAGTTCAACTTGCCGTTCGCCTCGCTGGAGGACTCGGCGGCGCAGTTCGACCGGGTGCGGGCGGCCTGCGCCGAGTCCGGTCGGGACCCGTCCGGGATGGTCTGGTCCAACGCGCTGGTGCTCTGCGCCGGCCGGGACGACGCCGAGGTCGCCCGGCGGGCCGCCGCCATCGGTCGGGAGCCGGCCGAGCTGCGCGAGAACGGCCTCGCCGGTACGCCCGCCGAGATCGTCGACAAGCTCGGCCGGTACGCCGCGATCGGCAGCGACCGGGCCTACCTCCAGGTGCTCGACCTGGCCGACCTCGACCACCTGGAGCTGGTCGCCGCCGAGGTCATGCCGCAGCTCTGA
- a CDS encoding site-2 protease family protein has protein sequence MRASFRLGRIAGVPVGVNWSVLVIFLLIAWALAANQFPRAYPDRPTWAYVLAGLAAAVVFFLGLLAHEVAHAVVAKRNGIGVEGITLWLFGGVSELKGEARDPGAELRIAGIGPLVSLIIGFFFGGIAVLLTLAGVRGLLLGSLAWLAGINILLAIFNVLPAAPLDGGRLLRAAVWKATGDRTKASVVAARAGWVLGALLIGLGLWQFIAGAGVGGLWLALIGWFLIGAAGVEERQARMGSALRGVRVADVMTPQPQTASGEMTVADFVDHYLFAYRHSALPLTDEGRPVGLVTLDRVRGIPADRRASTSLAEVSCRAEELVLARPDEPLNELLPRLSECADGRALVVVDQRLVGIVSPSDISRAVQRGSLRDQLTAGRH, from the coding sequence ATGAGGGCGAGCTTCCGGCTTGGCCGGATCGCGGGCGTACCGGTCGGGGTCAACTGGAGTGTCCTGGTCATCTTCCTGCTGATCGCCTGGGCGCTCGCCGCCAACCAGTTCCCCCGGGCCTACCCGGACCGGCCCACCTGGGCGTACGTGCTGGCCGGCCTGGCCGCCGCGGTGGTGTTCTTCCTCGGCCTGCTGGCGCACGAGGTGGCGCACGCGGTGGTCGCCAAACGCAACGGCATCGGCGTCGAGGGGATCACGCTCTGGCTCTTCGGGGGCGTCTCCGAGCTGAAGGGCGAGGCCCGCGACCCGGGCGCGGAGCTGCGCATCGCCGGGATCGGGCCGCTGGTCAGCCTGATCATCGGGTTCTTCTTCGGTGGCATCGCGGTGCTGCTCACCCTGGCCGGCGTGCGCGGGCTGCTGCTGGGCTCGCTGGCCTGGCTGGCCGGGATCAACATCCTGCTCGCGATCTTCAACGTCCTGCCCGCCGCCCCGTTGGACGGCGGGCGGCTGCTGCGCGCCGCGGTGTGGAAGGCGACCGGTGACCGGACGAAGGCGTCGGTGGTGGCGGCCCGGGCCGGCTGGGTGCTCGGCGCGCTGCTGATCGGGCTGGGACTGTGGCAGTTCATCGCCGGGGCCGGGGTGGGCGGGCTGTGGCTGGCGCTGATCGGCTGGTTCCTGATCGGCGCGGCCGGCGTGGAGGAGCGGCAGGCGCGGATGGGCAGCGCCCTGCGCGGGGTGCGGGTCGCGGACGTGATGACGCCGCAGCCGCAGACCGCCTCCGGGGAGATGACGGTGGCGGACTTCGTCGACCACTACCTCTTCGCGTACCGGCACTCGGCGTTGCCGCTGACCGACGAGGGGCGGCCGGTGGGGCTGGTCACCCTGGACCGGGTGCGGGGCATCCCCGCCGACCGGCGGGCGTCGACGAGCCTGGCGGAGGTCTCCTGCCGGGCCGAGGAGCTGGTGCTGGCCCGCCCCGACGAGCCGCTGAACGAGCTGCTGCCCCGGCTCAGCGAGTGCGCCGACGGGCGGGCGCTGGTGGTGGTCGACCAGCGGCTGGTCGGCATCGTCTCGCCGAGCGACATCAGCCGGGCGGTGCAGCGCGGCAGCCTCCGCGACCAGCTGACCGCCGGCCGGCACTGA
- a CDS encoding ABC transporter permease yields MTVAASPATAPAVPADRRPPALGGFSVAVLGIEIRRVLRNRRTLIFILIMPAVFFLLFGLPQKGQHLDNGLPVMGWIMISLAVYAAMVATTSAGAAVATERALGWSRQLRLTPLHPAAYVATKLATAMVLGLLGVLVEFAVGAAAGVRLPAHIWLESGLTAWIGSLVFAALGLFVGYLAPAENVMQFMGPALAILAMLGGLFIPLEMLPHVMQQIAKFTPVYGVGQLARAPLTEAGVDWAAVGNVAAWTALFGLGAARLFRRDTTRV; encoded by the coding sequence ATGACCGTCGCCGCCTCGCCCGCCACCGCACCGGCCGTCCCCGCCGACCGCCGGCCGCCCGCCCTCGGCGGATTCTCCGTCGCCGTCCTCGGCATCGAGATCCGCCGGGTGCTGCGCAACCGCCGGACGCTGATCTTCATCCTGATCATGCCGGCCGTGTTCTTCCTGCTGTTCGGCCTGCCGCAGAAGGGCCAGCACCTCGACAACGGCCTGCCGGTGATGGGCTGGATCATGATCAGCCTCGCCGTCTACGCGGCCATGGTCGCCACCACCAGCGCCGGCGCGGCCGTCGCCACCGAACGGGCGCTGGGCTGGAGCCGCCAACTGCGGCTGACCCCGCTGCACCCGGCCGCGTACGTGGCGACGAAGCTCGCCACCGCGATGGTGCTCGGCCTGCTCGGGGTGCTGGTGGAGTTCGCCGTCGGTGCCGCCGCCGGGGTACGGCTGCCGGCGCACATCTGGCTGGAGTCCGGCCTCACCGCCTGGATCGGCTCCCTGGTCTTCGCCGCCCTCGGCCTCTTCGTCGGCTACCTCGCCCCGGCCGAGAACGTCATGCAGTTCATGGGTCCGGCGCTGGCCATCCTGGCCATGCTCGGTGGCCTCTTCATCCCGCTGGAGATGCTGCCCCACGTGATGCAGCAGATCGCCAAGTTCACCCCGGTCTACGGCGTCGGCCAGCTCGCCCGGGCCCCGCTGACCGAGGCCGGCGTCGACTGGGCCGCGGTCGGCAACGTGGCCGCGTGGACCGCGCTCTTCGGTCTCGGTGCGGCCCGGTTGTTCCGCCGGGACACCACCCGCGTCTGA